The genomic segment CGACCAGCAAAAGCCACTGAACAGTAAGGCATGCGTGGTGAAGGTCGAAGTGACCAAAAGCCAAGTCAAGACAACAACGATTCCTATTCAGATAAAAAACTGCGTACCCATCCCTATTTTCTAGCTAAATCGTTAAGAAAATAAAAAATCTCCTATATATATAAGGTGGAAACAAACTTTTTGCTTACTTTTGCACCCCAAATTATCATAACAAGCAAAAGTATGCAGAAAAATCTTGTAATTGTGGAGTCGCCTGCCAAGGCCAAAACAATTGAGAAGTTCCTGGGCGGAGACTATAAGGTGATGTCCAGCTACGGACATATTCGCGACCTGAAAAAGCGCGAACTAAGCATCGACGACAACTCGCTGGAACCCGAGTACGAGATTCCCGAGGAAAAGACTAAACTGGTGAACGAACTGAAGGCGCAAGCCAAGAAAGCCGATCAGGTGTGGTTGGCATCCGATGAAGACCGCGAGGGAGAAGCCATCTCATGGCACCTGTGCGAGGTCCTGGGCCTCGACGAGGAGAAGACCAAGCGTATTGTCTTTCACGAGATTACCAAGCCAGCCATCCTCGATGCCATTGAGCATCCACGTACGCTGGATATGAACCTGGTGAACGCCCAGCAGGCACGTCGTGTACTGGACCGCCTGGTAGGTTTTAAACTGTCACCCGTGCTTTGGAGAAAAGTAAAGCCCGCCCTCTCGGCTGGCCGTGTACAGAGTGTGGCCGTGCGCCTCATCGTTGAGCGCGAGCGCGAGTTGCAGGCCTTCAAGAGCGAGACCTACTATAGTGTGAACGGCATCTTCGCCATCACCAACCCTGACGGTTCGATGAGCGAGGTGAAGGCCACGCTGGCCCAGCGCCTGAAGACCGAGGACGAGGTGCAGAAGTTCCTGGAGCTTTGTAAGGACGCCACCTTCACGGTGGAGTCAACCCAGAAGAAGCCCACCAAGCGCACCCCTGCTCCCCCATTCACCACCTCTACCCTTCAGCAGGAGGCCGCCCGTAAGTTGGGCTTCACGGTGAGTCAGACCATGATGGTGGCGCAGCACCTCTACGAGAACGGACGCATCACCTACATGCGTACCGACTCAGTGAACCTGTCGTCACTGTGCGTCGAGGCTGCCAAGGAGGAGATTACCAACCGCTATGGCGAGCAGTACAGCAAGGTGCGCCAGTATCACACCTCATCGAAGGGTGCACAGGAGGCTCACGAGGCCATCCGTCCCACCTACCTGAATCAGGAGAACATCGAGGGCACAGCACAGGAGAAGCGCCTCTACGACCTTATCTGGAAGCGCACGGTGGCCTGTCAGATGGCCGATGCCGAGATCGAGAAGACCACAGTGAATATCACCATCAGCACCAGCACCGAGCAGTTTGTGGCTCAGGGCGAGGTGGTGAAGTTCGACGGCTTCCTGAAGGTTTATCGCGAGTCGGTGGACGATGACGACGACAACAACAAGGACGAGTTCTCGCACATCCTGCCCCCACTGAAGAAGGGCATGGAACTGGTTCGTCGCGAGATCAACGCCACAGAGCGCAACAGTCAGGGCCCCCAGCGCTATACGGAGGCCTCGCTGGTGCACAAGCTCGAGGAGTTGGGCATCGGTCGTCCTTCTACCTACGCTCCCACCATCAGCACCATCCAGCAGCGCGAGTATGTGGTGAAGGGTGATCACAAGGGCGAGGAGCATCAGTATGCTGTTATCAGCCTGAAAGGCAAGCAGATAGCTACAAAATATCGCACTGAGCTCACTGGTTCCGACAAGGGTAAGCTGATGCCTACCGACATCGGTATCGTGGTGAACGACTTCCTCATGGAGAACTTCCCTGGCATCATGGACTACAACTTCACCGCCAAGGTGGAGCAGTCGTTCGATAAGATTGCCGAAGGCAAGCAGAAGTGGGGCAAGATGATGAAGGACTTCTACAAGGACTTCGAGCCCGTGGTCGAAAAAACCCTCAACGCCCGTTCTGAGCACAAGGCCGGCGAGCGCGAACTGGGCATCGACCCCAAGAGCGGCAAGCCCGTGTTCGTGAAGATCGGTCGCTTCGGACCCGTCATTCAGATTGGCTCGGCCGAGGATGTGGAGAAGCCTCAGTTTGCCCACATGCCCAAGGAGCTGAGCATGGAGACCATCACCCTGGAGCAGGCACTGGAACTGTTTAAGTTGCCACGCATGCTGGGTGCCTACGAGAACGAGCCTGTGACCATCGGCACTGGTCGTTTTGGTCCCTACGTGCTCCACAAGAAGACCTATACCTCACTGCCCAAGGGTACCGATCCCATGACCATCACCATTGGCGAGGCCGTGAAGATCATCGAGAGCAAGCGTAAGGCAGAGGCACAGAAGCACCTGAAGACGTTCAGCGAGGACGCTAAGTTGGAGGTGCTCAACGGTCGCTACGGCCCCTACCTGGCCTACGACGGCACCAACTACCGCCTGCCCAAGGCCATGCACGAGCGTGCTAAGGACCTGACCTACGAGGAGTGCATGAAGATTGTGAATAAAGGTCAGAAGCCCGAGGCTTAACCCGTCATGAAAAGAATCATTCTCATAGGCTATATGGGAGCCGGCAAGACCACCGTCGGCAAGGCGCTCTCCAAGGAGCTGAACATCCCCTTCTACGACCTCGACTGGTATATCGAGAGTCGCCGTCGCAAGACGGTGCCCCAGCTCTTTGCCGAGGTGGGCGAAGCAGGGTTCCGCGAGATAGAGCGTAGCATGCTGCACGAGGTGGCCGAGTTCGAGGATGTCATCATCAGCTGTGGTGGCGGCACGCCTTGCTTCTTCGACAATATGGCGTATATGAACCAGCAGGGCCAGGTGGTCTATCTGCAGGCCTCGCCCGAGGTGCTGCATGGTCATCTGCTCATGGGTAAGACGGAGCGTCCGCTCCTGAAGAACAAGAGTAAGGAGGAACTGCTGGACTTCATCAAGGCGCAACTCAAACAGCGTGAGCCCTACTATACGCAGGCGCAGTTCACGCTCAATGTCGACCTGATGGAGAACTACGAGAAGATCCAGATCACCGTCAACAAGCTTCGCTCGCTGCTGGGCATCTAAGGCTCTGTGAGAACAACAATAACAAGCGGTTGGAAAGTGCATGCTTTCCAACCGCTTTTGCTTTGATATTATTTTACAATAGCGCCTCTGAGATTTAAAAATTCTGAGCCAAAAATTTTTTCTGTGCGTACAGGCGAAATATGAGCATGTTTGTAAATCACTGAAAATGAGGGGTTTACAAAATTGGCTCGAAAAGTGTAATGATTTAGAACGCAATCGAATATTCGTTTAGGTTGTAACGGAGCCTGAGTTACACTGCAACGGAGCCTGTTTTGCATGGTAAAACAGCATGAGTTGCATCGTAAAACAGCCTCCGTTGCATCCTAAAATCGATAGGGGTCCTCCGAAAGGTCATTTTTACCCCATTTTTGCGTTCTAGTTTGCATTTTTTCAGAACCCCTTTTTTCGGCACTATTTCTTTACAATATACAATGAACAATGTACAATGAACAATGTACAATGAACAATGTACAATGAACAATGTACAATGAACAATGAACAATGTACAATGAACAAACGCGAGGCGGACGTCGCGCCAGCCGAAATAAGAGACAAGCCGGACCTTTGATGGTCCGAGCCGACGAACGAAGTAAGGGCAGAGTCGAACTTGTTCGAACTATGCCTTACGAGGAGGAGGGGGACCGAAGGTCAACTTACCTTAATGTAAGAGCGACGAGTAGTCGCGGTTGGAGCCCTCCCTGGAAAGGGAGGGGGCCGGGGGTAGGTCGAAGCCCTCCTTAGGCAAGGAGGGTTGGGTGGTTGTGAAAAAAAATAATTCGTTGAAGGTAAGAGAGGGTTGAGGGTTCTTTGTTAAAAAGAAAAAAACATCAAATTCTTATATATTTTGATGTTTTTCTTTATTTTACGCACGTATAAGCAAAAAAAAACTTATCTTTGCAGTCAAAAATAAAACAAAAGATGAAGAAATGGACCTTGGATGATGCCCGCGAGTTGTACAACATCAACGGATGGGGCACAAGTTACTTTGGAATTAACGACAAGGGCGACGTCTATGTGACGCCCAGCAAAGACGATGCACAGATAGACCTGCGCGAGGTGATGGACGAGCTGTCGCTGCGCGACGTGACCGCCCCTGTGCTGCTGCGTTTCCCAGATATTCTGGACAATAGAATCGAGAAGACCTGGAGCTGCTTTAAGAAGGCAGCCAAGGAATACGACTACAAGGCCGAGAATTACGTGGTCTACCCCATCAAGGTGAACCAGATGCAGCCTGTGGTCGAGGAG from the Prevotella sp. E15-22 genome contains:
- the topA gene encoding type I DNA topoisomerase translates to MQKNLVIVESPAKAKTIEKFLGGDYKVMSSYGHIRDLKKRELSIDDNSLEPEYEIPEEKTKLVNELKAQAKKADQVWLASDEDREGEAISWHLCEVLGLDEEKTKRIVFHEITKPAILDAIEHPRTLDMNLVNAQQARRVLDRLVGFKLSPVLWRKVKPALSAGRVQSVAVRLIVERERELQAFKSETYYSVNGIFAITNPDGSMSEVKATLAQRLKTEDEVQKFLELCKDATFTVESTQKKPTKRTPAPPFTTSTLQQEAARKLGFTVSQTMMVAQHLYENGRITYMRTDSVNLSSLCVEAAKEEITNRYGEQYSKVRQYHTSSKGAQEAHEAIRPTYLNQENIEGTAQEKRLYDLIWKRTVACQMADAEIEKTTVNITISTSTEQFVAQGEVVKFDGFLKVYRESVDDDDDNNKDEFSHILPPLKKGMELVRREINATERNSQGPQRYTEASLVHKLEELGIGRPSTYAPTISTIQQREYVVKGDHKGEEHQYAVISLKGKQIATKYRTELTGSDKGKLMPTDIGIVVNDFLMENFPGIMDYNFTAKVEQSFDKIAEGKQKWGKMMKDFYKDFEPVVEKTLNARSEHKAGERELGIDPKSGKPVFVKIGRFGPVIQIGSAEDVEKPQFAHMPKELSMETITLEQALELFKLPRMLGAYENEPVTIGTGRFGPYVLHKKTYTSLPKGTDPMTITIGEAVKIIESKRKAEAQKHLKTFSEDAKLEVLNGRYGPYLAYDGTNYRLPKAMHERAKDLTYEECMKIVNKGQKPEA
- a CDS encoding shikimate kinase — its product is MKRIILIGYMGAGKTTVGKALSKELNIPFYDLDWYIESRRRKTVPQLFAEVGEAGFREIERSMLHEVAEFEDVIISCGGGTPCFFDNMAYMNQQGQVVYLQASPEVLHGHLLMGKTERPLLKNKSKEELLDFIKAQLKQREPYYTQAQFTLNVDLMENYEKIQITVNKLRSLLGI